In Janibacter sp. CX7, a single genomic region encodes these proteins:
- the egtB gene encoding ergothioneine biosynthesis protein EgtB: MTTTSPRSDLAALTERFLAVRARTDRLTRDLGPEDQTPQSMTEASPTKWHRAHTTWFFEEFVLGADPAYRPRDPAFRYLFNSYYEAVGERHPRAARGHVTRPGVAEVAAYRQDVEEQLVARLEDGTLDEALLDLVELGCHHEEQHQELLLMDVKHLLSGNVLQPVYVERAPDPDPAADPLPQRWTHVPGGVTHIGDDGSGFAFDNERPRHRVWLDDVEVGTRQVTNAEWVRFIDDGGYARPDLWLSDGWATLQATGWDAPGYWRRDDDHGWTTFTLSGRRPVVAAEPVCHISFFEADAFARWAGHRLPTEQEWEARAVSGHQTHGGLLDPERCHPGPAAEVTFGDVWEWTASAYLPYPGFETAPGAVGEYNGKFMNDQHVLRGASAVTPPDHPRTTYRNFFPAASRWAFSGLRLAR, from the coding sequence ATGACCACGACCTCTCCCCGATCAGACCTCGCCGCATTGACCGAGCGGTTCCTCGCCGTCAGGGCACGGACCGACCGGCTCACCCGGGACCTCGGTCCCGAGGACCAGACGCCGCAGTCGATGACCGAGGCCAGCCCGACGAAGTGGCACCGAGCCCACACCACGTGGTTCTTCGAGGAGTTCGTCCTCGGTGCCGACCCTGCCTACCGACCGCGCGACCCCGCCTTCCGCTATCTCTTCAACAGCTATTACGAGGCCGTGGGGGAGCGTCACCCCCGCGCCGCGCGCGGACACGTGACCCGCCCGGGCGTCGCCGAGGTCGCGGCCTACCGCCAGGACGTCGAGGAGCAGCTCGTCGCCCGGCTCGAGGACGGGACCCTCGACGAGGCGCTGCTCGACCTCGTCGAGCTCGGCTGCCACCACGAGGAGCAGCACCAGGAGCTGCTCCTCATGGACGTCAAGCACCTCCTCTCGGGCAATGTCCTCCAGCCGGTCTACGTCGAGCGGGCGCCCGACCCCGACCCCGCGGCCGACCCCCTCCCGCAGCGCTGGACGCACGTGCCCGGTGGGGTCACGCACATCGGAGACGACGGCAGCGGCTTCGCCTTCGACAACGAGCGCCCGCGTCACCGGGTGTGGCTCGACGACGTCGAGGTCGGCACCCGCCAGGTGACCAACGCCGAGTGGGTCCGGTTCATCGACGACGGCGGCTACGCCCGCCCTGACCTGTGGCTCTCCGACGGGTGGGCGACCCTGCAGGCCACGGGGTGGGACGCGCCCGGCTACTGGCGCCGGGACGACGACCACGGCTGGACGACCTTCACCCTGTCGGGACGCCGTCCAGTGGTGGCCGCCGAGCCGGTGTGTCACATCTCCTTCTTCGAGGCCGATGCCTTCGCCCGGTGGGCGGGCCACCGCCTGCCCACCGAGCAGGAGTGGGAGGCCCGCGCCGTGAGCGGTCACCAGACGCACGGCGGTCTGCTCGACCCCGAGCGCTGCCACCCCGGGCCGGCGGCCGAGGTCACCTTCGGCGACGTCTGGGAGTGGACGGCGAGCGCGTACCTGCCGTACCCGGGATTCGAGACGGCCCCGGGCGCCGTGGGCGAGTACAACGGCAAGTTCATGAACGACCAGCACGTCCTGCGGGGAGCCTCCGCGGTGACCCCGCCGGACCACCCGCGCACGACCTACCGCAACTTCTTCCCGGCCGCGTCCCGGTGGGCCTTCTCCGGACTGCGACTCGCCCGGTGA
- the egtD gene encoding L-histidine N(alpha)-methyltransferase, with protein sequence MSRAELEADLRSGLWSQPATLPPRWFYDERGSRLFDEITTLPEYYPTRAEQEILTHRSGEIIALSAARSLHELGAGTATKTRELLDALTAQGRPALYAPLDISKEVLLEAADRLRTDYPALNVEPAVADFHHLPPLSGEPGERLLVFLGGTIGNFEEDERSGFLDMVHAALAPGDHLLLGADLVKDPDRLVAAYDDGAGVTARFNLNLVDVITRTTPVTGLSRDDLVHEAAWDDRASRIEMRLRAVRDITADFTGIGRTWRLAKGEHLRTEISRKFDLGLLRDELTEHGFEPVTSWTDAVDDFSLTLARVAGRDDGTP encoded by the coding sequence GTGAGCCGCGCCGAGCTCGAGGCCGACCTCCGCTCCGGCCTCTGGTCGCAGCCGGCGACCCTGCCGCCACGCTGGTTCTACGACGAGCGGGGCTCCCGCCTCTTCGACGAGATCACCACCCTGCCCGAGTACTACCCGACGCGTGCCGAGCAGGAGATCCTCACCCACCGCAGCGGCGAGATCATCGCGCTGAGCGCCGCGCGGAGCCTGCACGAGCTGGGGGCGGGCACGGCGACCAAGACCCGTGAGCTGCTCGACGCCCTCACCGCGCAGGGGCGGCCGGCGCTCTACGCGCCGCTCGACATCAGCAAGGAGGTCCTGCTCGAGGCCGCCGACCGTCTGCGCACGGACTACCCGGCCCTGAACGTCGAGCCGGCGGTCGCCGACTTCCACCACCTGCCACCGCTGTCGGGGGAGCCCGGTGAACGTCTGCTCGTCTTCCTCGGCGGCACGATCGGCAACTTCGAGGAGGACGAGCGCTCCGGATTCCTCGACATGGTGCACGCGGCCCTCGCCCCCGGTGACCACCTGCTCCTCGGAGCCGACCTCGTCAAGGACCCGGACCGGCTCGTCGCGGCCTACGACGACGGGGCAGGCGTGACCGCGCGCTTCAACCTCAACCTCGTCGACGTCATCACCCGCACCACGCCGGTCACGGGTCTGTCCCGCGACGACCTCGTCCACGAGGCCGCGTGGGACGACCGCGCCTCGCGCATCGAGATGCGGCTGCGTGCGGTGCGTGACATCACGGCCGACTTCACCGGGATCGGTCGCACGTGGCGCCTGGCGAAGGGGGAGCACCTGCGGACCGAGATCTCGCGCAAGTTCGACCTCGGCCTGCTCCGTGACGAGCTGACCGAGCACGGCTTCGAGCCGGTGACGAGCTGGACCGACGCGGTTGACGACTTCTCGCTGACCCTCGCCCGGGTCGCCGGCCGTGACGACGGCACGCCGTGA
- a CDS encoding deoxyribodipyrimidine photo-lyase yields the protein MAPSLMWFRRDLRLRDHPALREAASRGAVLPLFVIDPTMWGPAGAAKTAWLAATLRALDASLDGRLVIRLGDPAEVVPRVAREVGATSVHVSRENEPGGVERDRRVVAALREIGVEGVATGSPFAVDPGTVRTKEAPLQGLHPFATAWREHGWDEPTSAPRGVEWIEADTDGRVEAMLDKAARECPIDLPTAGEDAARRRWVRFRDEALADYDHDRDLPAVEGTSRMSADLHLGVVHPRQLLHDLRGERGDGAQTYRTELAWREFYADVLWANPDSAWQDLRPLPLRYDEPQDAIEAWREGRTGYPIVDAGMRQLLGEGWMHNRVRMATASFLTKDLHVWWPVGARHFLEHLVDGDLASNNHGWQWVAGTGTDASPYFRVFNPVTQGKRFDPDGAYVRRWVPELAHLEGAAAHEPWKHDDGYAHDYPERIVDHAEERLEALARYDEAT from the coding sequence ATGGCGCCCTCACTCATGTGGTTCCGCCGGGACCTGCGCCTGCGCGACCACCCAGCCCTGCGGGAAGCCGCCTCACGCGGTGCGGTGCTCCCCCTCTTCGTCATCGACCCGACGATGTGGGGGCCGGCCGGTGCGGCGAAGACCGCGTGGCTGGCCGCCACCCTGCGAGCACTTGACGCCTCCCTCGACGGTCGCCTCGTGATCCGGCTCGGCGACCCGGCCGAGGTCGTGCCGCGCGTCGCCCGCGAGGTCGGGGCCACCTCGGTCCACGTCAGCCGGGAGAACGAGCCCGGCGGCGTCGAGCGCGATCGTCGTGTCGTCGCCGCGCTGCGCGAGATCGGCGTCGAGGGTGTGGCCACCGGCTCGCCCTTTGCCGTCGACCCCGGCACGGTGCGGACGAAGGAGGCACCCCTTCAAGGTCTTCACCCCTTCGCCACCGCGTGGCGCGAGCACGGCTGGGACGAGCCGACGAGTGCGCCGCGTGGGGTCGAGTGGATCGAGGCCGACACCGACGGCCGGGTCGAGGCGATGCTCGACAAGGCGGCCCGCGAGTGCCCGATCGACCTGCCGACCGCGGGCGAGGACGCCGCCCGGCGGCGCTGGGTGCGCTTCCGCGACGAGGCGCTGGCCGACTACGACCACGATCGCGACCTCCCGGCGGTCGAGGGGACCTCGCGCATGTCCGCCGACCTGCACCTCGGGGTCGTCCATCCCCGCCAGCTCCTCCACGACCTGCGCGGCGAGCGCGGCGACGGGGCGCAGACCTACCGCACGGAGCTCGCCTGGCGGGAGTTCTACGCCGACGTGCTCTGGGCCAACCCGGACTCCGCGTGGCAGGACCTGCGGCCACTCCCCCTTCGCTACGACGAACCGCAAGACGCCATCGAGGCGTGGCGCGAGGGGCGCACCGGTTACCCGATCGTCGATGCCGGCATGCGCCAGCTGCTCGGCGAGGGATGGATGCACAACCGGGTGCGGATGGCCACGGCGAGCTTCCTCACCAAGGACCTGCACGTGTGGTGGCCCGTCGGCGCGCGGCACTTCCTCGAGCACCTCGTCGACGGGGACCTCGCGTCCAACAACCACGGCTGGCAGTGGGTCGCCGGCACCGGCACGGACGCGTCCCCGTACTTCCGTGTCTTCAACCCCGTCACGCAGGGCAAGCGCTTCGACCCCGACGGTGCGTACGTGCGCCGGTGGGTGCCGGAGCTGGCCCATCTCGAGGGCGCCGCAGCGCACGAGCCGTGGAAGCACGACGACGGGTACGCGCACGACTACCCGGAGCGGATCGTCGACCACGCGGAGGAGCGGCTCGAGGCCCTGGCGCGCTACGACGAGGCGACCTGA
- a CDS encoding NADP-dependent oxidoreductase: MTSTPTTTRQIVLAARPQGAPSADDFRLETVELPQLADGEVLVRNVVMSVDPYMRGRMNDVKSYVAPFEIDAPLDGGAVGEVIASRSDDVAVGQHVLHGLGWREHAVLPAKSVRVVDTDAAPASTYLGVLGLTGLTAYVGLTAVAGMREGDTVFVSGAAGAVGQAAGQIAKALGAGRVVGSAGSADKVARVLELGYDAGFSYRDGPVAEGLASVAPDGIDVYFDNVGGEHLEAAIGALSTFGRVAMCGAISQYNSTEPPAAPRNLALAIGKGLTLRGFVVGQYPELVAEYHSRAPQWLAEGRLRSDETFRDGLDAAPQAFMDLLDGANMGKMLVRL, from the coding sequence GTGACCAGCACCCCCACCACCACCCGCCAGATCGTCCTCGCCGCGCGCCCCCAGGGTGCACCGAGCGCCGACGACTTCCGCCTCGAGACCGTCGAGCTGCCGCAGCTCGCCGACGGCGAGGTCCTCGTGCGCAATGTCGTCATGTCGGTCGACCCCTACATGCGCGGTCGGATGAACGACGTGAAGTCCTACGTCGCCCCCTTCGAGATCGACGCCCCGCTCGACGGCGGCGCCGTCGGCGAGGTCATAGCCTCCCGCTCCGACGACGTCGCCGTGGGCCAGCACGTGCTGCACGGCCTCGGCTGGCGCGAGCACGCGGTGCTCCCGGCGAAGTCCGTGCGGGTCGTCGACACCGACGCCGCGCCCGCCTCGACCTATCTCGGCGTCCTCGGCCTCACCGGCCTGACGGCCTACGTCGGGCTGACCGCCGTGGCCGGCATGCGCGAGGGCGACACCGTCTTCGTCTCCGGCGCGGCCGGCGCCGTCGGGCAGGCCGCCGGCCAGATCGCCAAGGCGCTGGGCGCCGGCCGGGTCGTCGGCTCCGCCGGCTCGGCCGACAAGGTCGCTCGCGTGCTCGAGCTGGGTTACGACGCGGGCTTCAGCTACCGCGACGGTCCCGTCGCCGAGGGGCTGGCCTCGGTCGCGCCCGACGGCATCGACGTCTACTTCGACAACGTCGGCGGCGAGCACCTCGAGGCCGCGATCGGCGCGCTGTCGACCTTCGGTCGGGTCGCGATGTGCGGGGCGATCTCGCAGTACAACTCGACCGAGCCGCCCGCCGCACCCCGCAACCTGGCCCTCGCCATCGGCAAGGGACTGACCCTGCGCGGCTTCGTCGTCGGTCAGTACCCCGAGCTCGTCGCCGAGTACCACTCCCGGGCGCCCCAGTGGCTCGCCGAGGGGCGGCTGCGTTCGGACGAGACCTTCCGCGACGGTCTCGACGCCGCCCCGCAGGCCTTCATGGACCTGCTCGACGGTGCCAACATGGGCAAGATGCTCGTCCGTCTCTGA
- a CDS encoding organic hydroperoxide resistance protein, producing the protein MKTLYTAEALATGAGRDGHGRTSDGRLDLDLAIPQEMGGSGEGTNPEQLFAVGYAACFHSALQAVARAGKVDVADSAVGSRVHIGPKEGGGYQLAVELEVTLPHLDAEAAQQLADQAHQVCPYSNATRGNIDVTVTVVQD; encoded by the coding sequence ATGAAGACTCTCTACACCGCAGAGGCCCTCGCCACCGGCGCCGGCCGCGACGGGCACGGCCGCACCAGCGACGGCCGCCTCGACCTCGACCTCGCGATCCCCCAGGAGATGGGCGGGTCGGGCGAGGGGACCAACCCCGAGCAGCTCTTCGCCGTCGGCTACGCCGCGTGCTTCCACTCGGCGCTGCAGGCCGTGGCCCGCGCCGGCAAGGTCGACGTCGCCGACTCCGCCGTCGGCTCGCGCGTGCACATCGGCCCCAAGGAGGGCGGCGGCTACCAGCTGGCCGTCGAGCTCGAGGTCACCCTGCCGCACCTCGACGCCGAGGCCGCCCAGCAGCTCGCGGACCAGGCCCACCAGGTCTGCCCCTACTCCAACGCCACCCGCGGCAACATCGACGTGACCGTCACGGTCGTCCAGGACTGA
- a CDS encoding MarR family winged helix-turn-helix transcriptional regulator, translating into MQTDHQLDQQICFALYSASRSATAAYRDGLAEIGLTYTQYVTLLALWERDGRTVTELGEALHLDSGTLSPLLKRMSASGLVERRREGEDARRVTIHLTTAGRDLETQVAAIQRRLYDAVDMEPEELATLRRLAQRFCASVGTPTPTPTQGA; encoded by the coding sequence GCTCGACCAGCAGATCTGCTTCGCCCTCTACTCGGCGTCGCGCTCGGCGACCGCGGCCTACCGCGACGGCCTCGCCGAGATCGGGCTGACGTACACCCAGTACGTCACCCTCCTCGCCCTGTGGGAGCGCGACGGCCGCACCGTCACCGAGCTCGGCGAGGCGCTGCACCTCGACAGCGGGACGCTCTCCCCCCTTCTCAAGCGCATGTCGGCGAGCGGTCTCGTCGAGCGCCGTCGCGAAGGGGAGGACGCCCGCCGCGTGACGATCCACCTGACCACCGCCGGTCGGGACCTCGAGACGCAGGTCGCGGCGATCCAGCGCCGCCTGTACGACGCCGTCGACATGGAGCCCGAGGAGCTGGCGACCCTGCGTCGCCTGGCCCAGAGGTTCTGCGCATCCGTCGGCACTCCCACCCCCACCCCCACCCAAGGAGCATGA